The genomic region GAACTATCCGCCCATATTCAACGGCTGGCGAAGCGCATCTACCGGACCTTGGGGCTCGACGGCTATGCGCGCATCGACTTCCGCCTGTCCACCAACGGCGTTCCGTATTTCATCGAAGCCAATCCCAATCCCGAGATCGCCAAGAGCCAGGAGTTCGCGACGGCCGCCGGGCATGACGGGCTCAACTATCCGGATCTGCTGCAGCGCATCGTGACGCTCGGAATAAGCCGCGCCAAGGCCGGCGCATCGCTGGGCTGACTCGAGGTCGTCAAAGGCTGCGCTGCATCGGATGGCGTCGCGCATCTTTGGGGATGAACATCGCAAACGTTTCCCTAACGCGCGCGGCCGGCGTCACGTTGCCGGCGGCTGCGGACACAGGGGCCGCCGTCGGATGAAACGCGTCCGGTTCCGGCCAGCGCCGTGCAAGGACTTCGTTTACCGAAACCGGCATGGCGAGCCCATCACTGCGGCAGCTGTCGTAGACGTACAAACCGGCAAGAAAAATCGATACGACAACAAGGATCGTCCTGAAAATCGGCATTGTGTTTGCGCCTTCTTGATTGAGGCGGACAATGCCCGGTGACGGTGAACCGCGCGTTTAGCGCCGAGGCCGATCGGCCGATACGGTTCCCAACTCATGAACGGAGGCTTGCGTAAACGGCCCGCTTACCAATGCCTTCAAGGTTGCGGCAACCAGCTTTCCTCACCGGCGAGAAAGAAGTCTCTGGCATTGAGAGACCAACAACAAGACTGAGGAGGCACCATGTTCGTCGCCATTCGAGTCATGATCCTGATCGCCAGTGCATACGCCGGCTCGGCCGTTGCAGAGATGCAGTTTGGGCCGCTGCCGAGCCTTGCGGCTTCGTCCGCGCCGTAGCGCCGGCAGGGAGGCGACGCGCGTTACGCCGGACTGGGCGTCATCGCGCCGACCCCGATTGTGCGGGCTGCGTTTTCCGTCATCCTCGTCGCCGTCAGCCGCAGGAAATACAGCGACAGTCCCGGGTTGCGCTCGCACAGCTTCCTAAGCGCGCCGTCGCTGATCCAGAGCAGATCGACGTCGGTCGCGGCTTGAGCGGTCTGCGTGCGGCGGCGCTCGAGCGAAAACAGCCCGATCTCGCCGAACAGTTCGCCCGCCGAGACCCCGCGATCGATCTCGGGAAACCTGACCTCGCCGGACACGACCATGTACAGCAGGTCGGCGTCGTCGCCCTTCCGGAAGATCGTTTCTCCCGCCTTGACGTGCTTCGGCTGCATGAATGGCTGCAGCCAGTTCGGAGAAAGGTCCGTCGCTGCAGCACGCTTCGCTTTCCGAAGCAGCCGAACCATCTGGAACAGCAGCACCACGTTCAGCGGCAGCAGAATGATATGCAGGATGAGCACCGGGTAGATCCCGTCGCCCAATCCATAGCTGATGAACGCCAGATTGCTGAATATCGCGACAGCGCGCAGGCTCAGCATCGTGCTCATGCAGAACGTCAGCAACACGAGAGC from Bradyrhizobium elkanii USDA 76 harbors:
- a CDS encoding Crp/Fnr family transcriptional regulator, which produces MTLIDGLGYLASALVLLTFCMSTMLSLRAVAIFSNLAFISYGLGDGIYPVLILHIILLPLNVVLLFQMVRLLRKAKRAAATDLSPNWLQPFMQPKHVKAGETIFRKGDDADLLYMVVSGEVRFPEIDRGVSAGELFGEIGLFSLERRRTQTAQAATDVDLLWISDGALRKLCERNPGLSLYFLRLTATRMTENAARTIGVGAMTPSPA